The following are from one region of the Silene latifolia isolate original U9 population chromosome 9, ASM4854445v1, whole genome shotgun sequence genome:
- the LOC141600107 gene encoding inactive poly [ADP-ribose] polymerase RCD1 — protein MESNFAKVLDSRRSVFVDLKRNKSARFATYLSGASRNAVSRHSIPKSSLVRLGKRKKPDVCKARCRSCNLSRHRSVSRYYRNYTKSGTPKRLMFYLNGGWVDHDAEVITLVRREFELKKATIEVKFSGHHLVFDFVRMAQFNFLTALELPMAWIDEDGGCFFPELYTDADEQYGCFHSKKQKELSSLKVQQGVQEIELQIEINVNGVDDTKVVEYCGETSPVVKRIKVGQIAEVEDSCDKVSDVRINDNVEDNQIADTKTDTDIEKSDLNLDADTVADMFVAGMSMADVVNMVAIGSNTGSAWQSRLELFLKQVEITRKFRGDANVRYAWLSSTKEASSSIMAYGLGHFGLQQIKSAYGIGVHLSAAGCADTSANYCDVDENGVRYMVLCRVIMGNMEMVHAGSKQFHPSSENFDSGVDDLQNPRQYVVWSMNISTHICPVYVVHFKVPSNSEGSVKYDDKHETSRAKAVHENPINTTKAGAAINVASEHQSNVTCDERKERATSLNSTTMRVPTSPWMPFPMLFAAISKQVPSSDMMVVLASYKQFTNKVISRVDFVKNLRLVVGDTILKSTIIELNSKVASKNGAMVVTQNQEITG, from the exons ATGGAATCGAATTTCGCAAAGGTGTTGGATAGTCGTCGCAGCgtttttgttgatttgaagaggaATAAATCAGCTAGATTTGCTACTTACTTGTCCGGAGCCTCTCGCAATGCTGTCTCACGTCACTCAATTCCAAAATCATCTTTAGTGAGGCTTGGCAAACGTAAGAAACCTGATGTGTGCAAAGCTAGGTGCAGAAGTTGCAACCTTTCTCGTCATAGGTCTGTATCAAGATATTATAGGAATTACACGAAAAGTGGGACACCGAAACGTTTGATGTTTTACCTGAACGGGGGTTGGGTAGATCATGATGCGGAAGTCATTACCCTGGTTAGGAGAGAGTTTGAGCTTAAAAAAGCAACTATTGAAGTGAAATTCAGTGGTCATCATCTCGTATTTGATTTTGTGCGTATGGCCCAGTTCAACTTTTTAACTGCTTTGGAGCTTCCCATGGCATGGATTGATGAAGATGGGGGCTGTTTCTTTCCCGAACTTTACACTGATGCTGATGAGCAGTATGGATGTTTTCACTCTAAGAAACAGAAAGAACTGTCATCTCTCAAAGTGCAACAGGGTGTTCAAGAAATTGAACTGCAAATTGAAATAAATGTTAATGGTGTTGATGACACCAAGGTTGTGGAATATTGTGGTGAAACTAGCCCTGTTGTAAAACGAATTAAAGTTGGACAAATTGCAGAGGTGGAAGATAGTTGTGATAAAGTGTCTGATGTGAGGATAAATGACAATGTTGAGGATAATCAAATTGCGGATACAAAAACTGATACTGATATTGAAAAATCAGACTTGAATTTGGATGCTGACACTGTGGCAGATATGTTTGTAGCTGGCATGAGCATGGCTGATGTTGTAAATATGGTAGCTATAGGTTCAAATACCGGTTCTGCGTGGCAGAGTCGGTTAGAGCTTTTTCTGAAGCAGGTTGAGATTACAAGGAAGTTCCGTGGTGATGCTAATGTCCGTTACGCATGGCTTTCATCTACAAAAGAAGCATCTTCTTCTATAATGGCATATGGGCTTGGGCATTTTGGACTTCAACAAATTAAGTCCGCTTATGGTATTGGTGTGCATCTCTCAGCTGCAGGGTGTGCTGACACCAG TGCAAACTATTGTGATGTTGACGAAAACGGAGTGCGGTATATGGTTCTTTGTCGTGTAATTATGGGTAATATGGAGATGGTTCATGCTGGATCCAAGCAATTCCACCCTAGTAGCGAGAATTTTGACAGTGGAGTTGATGATCTTCAAAATCCACGACAATATGTGGTGTGGAGCATGAACATCAGTACTCACATATGTCCTGTGTATGTTGTTCATTTCAAGGTTCCAAGTAACAGTGAAG GCTCTGTTAAGTATGACGACAAGCATGAAACTTCAAGAGCTAAGGCGGTTCATGAAAACCCCATTAATACAACTAAAGCAGGGGCTGCAATTAACGTG GCAAGTGAGCATCAATCAAATGTAACATGTGATGAACGCAAGGAAAGGGCAACTAGTTTGAATTCAACTACCATGAGAGTTCCAACATCCCCTTGGATGCCTTTCCCCATGCTGTTTGCTGCTATTTCCAAGCAAGTTCCTTCCAGTGACATGATGGTGGTGCTTGCAAGTTATAAACAATTTACG AACAAGGTAATCAGTCGAGTGGATTTTGTGAAGAACCTGAGGCTAGTTGTTGGAGATACTATTCTGAAGAGTACAATAATAGAGCTCAACAGCAAG GTTGCTTCAAAAAATGGTGCAATGGTGGTTACTCAAAACCAGGAGATAACTGGTTAA